Proteins encoded by one window of Haematobia irritans isolate KBUSLIRL chromosome 2, ASM5000362v1, whole genome shotgun sequence:
- the LOC142225193 gene encoding uncharacterized protein LOC142225193, whose translation MTVELCEFVPRGNLVNLNLKLNVPITNCLVNIQILYEKYKPFINNTWDGCELMASIKRRSVIYRLYDYIRPHSNLNHTCPFNGYIYLKNFTLTGKNVMLPMPNGDFSVKLRFGVDSKDRFRLDYIFNIKN comes from the exons ATGACAGTGGAATTATGTGAATTTGTACCTAGGGGTAACCTGGTAAATCTCAATCTTAAACTAAATGTCCCCATCACGAATTGTCTTGTCAATATTCAAATACTTTATGAAAAGTATAAGCCTTTCATAAATAACACATGGGATGGATGCGAGCTCATGGCGAGTATTAAACGAAGGAGTGTCATTTACCGTCTTTACGATTACATTCGACCACATTCAAATTTGAATCATACCTGTCCCTTTAAT ggTTATATCTATCTAAAGAATTTTACACTGACTGGAAAAAATGTTATGCTTCCAATGCCAAATGGAGATTTTAGTGTGAAACTCCGATTCGGTGTAGATAGCAAGGATCGTTTTCGACttgattatatttttaatattaaaaattaa
- the LOC142225192 gene encoding uncharacterized protein LOC142225192: protein MSIFSGIFLLLLGCHSVCSARMTLKNLHCQSLDSKYITVELCELIPKGNVFKAFVNNTWDGCKLMKNLIKQSSVFYRLYNYIRPYTNMNHPCPFNESIYVKNFSLYGQRPLIPMPNGNYNANILFGIDGNDRFRVNFIFNVAN from the exons ATGTCGATATTTTCTGGAATTTTTCTCCTTTTGTTGGGATGTCATTCG GTATGTAGCGCTCGAAtgactttgaaaaatttacattGTCAGTCTTTGGATTCGAAATACATAACAGTAGAATTATGTGAACTTATTCCAAAGGGTAACGTG TTTAAGGCCTTTGTCAATAACACATGGGATGGATGCAAGCTCATGAAGAACCTTATTAAACAAAGCAGTGTATTTTATCGTCTTTATAATTACATTCGACCCTATACAAATATGAATCACCCCTGCCCttttaat GAGTCTATCtatgtaaagaatttttcactATATGGACAAAGGCCACTGATACCTATGCCAAATGGTAATTATAATGCGAATATCTTATTCGGTATAGATGGCAATGATCGTTTTCgtgttaactttatttttaatgtgGCAAATtga
- the LOC142225195 gene encoding uncharacterized protein LOC142225195 — translation MRARQELINMSSLYDLDFAHLYQIFCGQLTLKKITCKSLDPEFCKFDVCKLSPDKNGFPAVSIFIKLLKLPVTNAKFRIQLGRASASRTPKIDNTWDGCDFMKSRKANRALNRLFGYIEPYTNMNHTCPYNHDVFVNNITLSNQRPLLPLLNSLYMTKIEVEVDEKKRLSITALFDYKN, via the exons ATGAGGGCTCGTCAAGAGCTTATTAACATGAGTAGCTTATATGATTTGGACTTTGCCCATTTGT acCAG atATTTTGTGGTCAATTGACATTGAAGAAAATTACGTGTAAATCTCTTGATCCAGAATTTTGTAAATTCGATGTATGCAAATTGTCACCAGATAAAAATGGTTTCCCGGCggtatcgatttttataaaactactaAAATTACCCGTAACTAATGCCAAATTTAGAATTCAATTGGGTCGGGCGAGTGCTTCACGTACCCCAAAAATAGATAATACCTGGGATGGTTGTGATTTTATGAAAAGTCGAAAGGCAAATCGCGCCCTAAATCGTCTATTTGGCTACATTGAGCCATATACTAATATGAATCATACATGTCCCTATAAT CACGATGTCTTTGTTAATAATATAACATTGTCAAATCAACGACCACTATTACCTTTGCTGAACAGTCTATACATGACGAAGATTGAGGTCGAAGTGGATGAGAAGAAGCGTCTATCCATTACTGCACTATTTGACTATAAGAATTGA
- the LOC142225194 gene encoding uncharacterized protein LOC142225194 gives MQNFQITASKYELKTITCRTHDPDYTKFDLCELAPNAKKVPALSIVIHFFKFPITNLQIRIAIGRSGSIPLTAINRTWDACAFLRDRKTNMALGRLNRFLAPFTNLNHSCPYNRRMDDMKNCQSETNVRCTSGISVLLLLERANLSLSNSSSSETPYIVRENCVTESRRLNP, from the exons ATGCAAAACTTTCAGATAACCGCCAGCAAATATGAACTTAAAACGATTACCTGTCGCACACATGATCCGGACTATACTAAATTCgatttatgtgaattggctccaAATGCCAAAAAAGTTCCTGCTTTATCCATAGTCAtacatttcttcaaatttcccaTAACAAATCTGCAGATACGAATTGCAATTGGTCGTAGCGGTTCCATACCATTGACAGCTATTAATAGGACTTGGGATGCTTGTGCTTTTCTGAGAGATCGTAAAACCAATATGGCTCTGGGACGTTTAAATCGATTTTTGGCTCCATTCACCAATTTGAATCATTCGTGTCCATATAAT AGACGTATGGATGATATGAAAAATTGCCAATCAGAGACCAATGTACGATGCACCAGTGGTATAAGTGTTCTTCTCCTGTTAGAACGAGCAAATCTAAGTCTATCGAATAG TTCATCAAGCGAAACTCCATATATAGTGCGAGAGAATTGTGTTACAGAGTCGCGTCGTCTCAATCCATAG